One Devosia lacusdianchii genomic window carries:
- a CDS encoding alpha/beta hydrolase, which translates to MAAAGLIGLRRYFSTPGLLIGTALFAISLTPSLLPRTALFQGVLSGCSFAAGYGIGSSLQWLAVFLGLRMPPGGVSRAVTIAAAVASLALVLVALGYTSTWQNSVRAVMGMPPAESTDTLRIAAVAFPVALLLILIGKGIVTLVRLVWHWLLPYVPSRTALVGSLIIVAIVGGTLIDGVLLRSLLRVADRFYEQLDEVVPQTDPAPARPDQTGSSASLIDWSTIGRDARIYVQSGPDAAAITAMTGKPAITPLRVYVGLRSAETVEARAALALAELQRVGAFDRSVLVLVMPVGTGWVDRAAMDTLEYLHGGDVATVAVQYSYLTSVLSLAVEPDYGTTTAQALFSAVYDYWTNLPRDQRPRLYVHGLSLGAFASQASLQIFDILGDPIQGALWAGPPFSSRIWQYATDNRVAGTPEWLPRFGNDTSIRFTNQSDALGLDDAPWGPMRLVFLQYASDPVVFFEPEAFYREPDWMRQPRGPDVSPALNWYPVVTFLQLAVDAALAQSTPIGYGHVYAPGHYIDAWVAVTDPPGWTPDQVAALKAAIDADIYLP; encoded by the coding sequence GTGGCCGCGGCCGGCCTGATCGGCCTGCGCCGCTATTTCTCGACACCCGGCCTATTGATCGGCACCGCGCTCTTCGCCATATCGCTCACGCCGTCGCTGCTGCCGCGCACGGCGCTGTTCCAGGGCGTTCTGTCCGGGTGCAGCTTCGCGGCCGGCTATGGCATTGGCAGCTCGCTGCAATGGCTGGCTGTGTTTCTGGGCCTGCGCATGCCACCCGGCGGCGTCTCGCGCGCGGTGACGATCGCCGCGGCCGTGGCGAGCCTGGCGCTGGTCCTCGTCGCGCTGGGCTATACATCGACCTGGCAAAATTCAGTGCGGGCGGTGATGGGCATGCCGCCGGCCGAAAGCACCGATACGCTGCGCATCGCGGCTGTGGCCTTCCCCGTGGCCCTGCTGCTGATCCTGATCGGCAAGGGCATCGTGACGCTGGTGCGCCTGGTTTGGCACTGGCTGCTGCCCTACGTGCCCAGCCGCACAGCCCTCGTGGGGAGCCTCATCATCGTTGCCATTGTCGGTGGCACGCTGATCGATGGTGTGCTGCTGCGCAGCCTGCTGCGCGTTGCGGACCGGTTCTACGAGCAGCTCGACGAGGTTGTGCCGCAAACCGATCCCGCTCCTGCACGGCCCGATCAGACCGGCAGCAGTGCTTCGCTGATCGATTGGAGCACCATCGGCCGCGATGCCCGCATCTACGTCCAGAGCGGCCCCGACGCCGCTGCCATCACCGCCATGACAGGCAAGCCGGCCATAACCCCGCTCCGCGTCTATGTCGGGCTGCGCTCGGCTGAAACCGTCGAGGCGCGCGCCGCCCTGGCATTGGCCGAATTGCAGCGGGTCGGGGCGTTCGATCGGTCGGTTCTGGTGCTGGTCATGCCCGTGGGCACCGGCTGGGTCGATCGCGCCGCCATGGATACGCTCGAATATCTGCATGGCGGCGACGTCGCCACCGTCGCGGTGCAATATTCCTATCTGACCAGCGTTCTCTCCCTGGCCGTCGAGCCCGATTACGGCACCACGACGGCCCAGGCATTGTTCTCGGCCGTCTACGACTACTGGACCAATCTGCCGCGCGACCAGCGCCCGCGGCTTTACGTGCACGGCCTCAGCCTTGGCGCCTTCGCCTCCCAGGCGTCACTGCAGATCTTCGACATATTGGGAGACCCCATCCAGGGTGCGCTCTGGGCCGGCCCGCCTTTCTCCAGCCGCATCTGGCAATATGCCACCGACAATCGCGTCGCCGGCACGCCCGAATGGCTGCCGCGCTTCGGCAACGACACAAGCATTCGCTTCACCAACCAGTCCGACGCGCTGGGGCTGGATGATGCCCCTTGGGGCCCGATGCGCCTCGTCTTCCTGCAATATGCCAGCGATCCTGTCGTCTTCTTCGAGCCGGAAGCGTTCTATCGCGAGCCCGATTGGATGCGGCAACCGCGCGGCCCCGACGTTTCACCAGCGCTCAATTGGTATCCCGTGGTCACTTTCCTGCAATTGGCCGTCGATGCCGCGCTGGCTCAAAGCACGCCCATCGGTTACGGGCATGTCTATGCGCCGGGGCACTATATCGACGCCTGGGTGGCGGTGACCGACCCGCCCGGCTGGACCCCCGACCAGGTCGCTGCGCTCAAGGCGGCGATCGATGCGGATATATATCTGCCATAG
- a CDS encoding TDT family transporter, whose translation MSFALTIPRPLAHLPTASDAIRLFTPNWFAANMGTGILALLLGQFDSLPLLHGGGFVLWAANSVVFSLFALLFAGRWLWHFDGARRMLGHPVMSMSLGCIPMALATIANGFLIFGIDVFGPIAIGIVQVLWWLEIALAVGCGLAVPVLMMTRHDHRAEEMTGVWLLPIVAAEVAAVTGALLLPHLPAADQPGVLLVSFILWSFSVPPALGLVALLFIRMILHKLPQANMAASCWLALGPIATGALGLLLLGEAAPAALIGTNLAPFPDVIAGACLLLSVLLWGYGVWWMGLAALITARYFTNHVPFNLGWWAYVFPLGVQTLTTFRLARIWDSFALGAFGVSLAVALILIWTVVASRTIAGAWRGTLFAAPCLADR comes from the coding sequence ATGTCATTTGCCCTTACGATCCCTCGCCCGCTTGCCCATCTGCCAACCGCCAGCGACGCGATCCGCCTGTTCACCCCAAACTGGTTCGCCGCCAATATGGGCACGGGTATTCTCGCGCTGCTGCTTGGCCAGTTTGACAGCCTGCCGCTCCTGCATGGCGGTGGCTTTGTCCTGTGGGCGGCCAACAGCGTGGTTTTCTCGCTGTTCGCGCTGCTGTTTGCCGGTCGCTGGCTGTGGCACTTCGATGGAGCACGGCGGATGCTCGGTCATCCGGTCATGTCGATGTCGCTAGGCTGCATTCCCATGGCACTCGCCACGATAGCCAATGGCTTTCTGATCTTTGGCATCGACGTGTTCGGCCCTATAGCAATCGGGATCGTTCAGGTCCTGTGGTGGCTGGAAATCGCACTGGCCGTCGGCTGCGGTCTTGCGGTGCCCGTGCTGATGATGACGCGGCATGATCACCGGGCCGAGGAAATGACCGGCGTCTGGCTCTTGCCGATCGTGGCGGCCGAGGTGGCTGCCGTCACCGGCGCCCTGCTGCTGCCGCATCTGCCGGCGGCCGATCAACCCGGGGTGTTGCTTGTCAGCTTCATCCTGTGGTCGTTCTCGGTGCCGCCGGCATTGGGGCTGGTGGCCTTGCTGTTCATCCGGATGATCCTGCACAAACTGCCTCAGGCCAATATGGCCGCGTCGTGCTGGTTGGCGCTCGGACCGATCGCAACCGGTGCGTTGGGGCTGCTGTTGCTCGGCGAAGCCGCGCCTGCCGCCCTCATCGGCACCAATCTAGCGCCGTTCCCAGACGTTATTGCCGGTGCCTGCCTGCTGCTGTCGGTCCTGCTCTGGGGCTATGGTGTCTGGTGGATGGGCCTCGCCGCGTTGATCACCGCGCGCTATTTCACCAACCATGTGCCGTTCAACCTTGGCTGGTGGGCCTACGTCTTCCCGCTCGGCGTGCAGACGCTCACCACCTTTCGCCTAGCGCGGATATGGGACAGCTTCGCACTCGGCGCGTTTGGCGTGAGCCTCGCCGTGGCGTTGATATTGATCTGGACCGTGGTGGCGAGCCGCACAATCGCCGGCGCCTGGCGTGGCACGCTGTTTGCGGCACCCTGCCTTGCGGATCGCTAG
- a CDS encoding LysR family transcriptional regulator yields MTLEQLRIFLEVADQQHITRAAEALNMTQSAVSAAIAALENRHGVKLFDRVGRSIVLNPIGSAFRAEARSVLDRARSAENALDDLSGLRRGRLSVMASQTIASYWLPQRLVAFRRAYPQVELDLGFTNTNLVADGVQSGRAELGLVEWLVERPTLSTTLLGEDEMVVVVGTRHEWAGRLVVTEDLGSTRWVVRESGSGTRAAFDGMMQRAGVAHPDIALELPGNEALLGVVEAGLGATLLSRDVARAHIAAGLLSVVDTPPVRRSFYILRHKERHRTRAAEAFLSLADA; encoded by the coding sequence ATGACCCTTGAGCAGCTTCGCATCTTCCTGGAAGTGGCCGACCAGCAGCACATTACGCGCGCCGCCGAGGCCCTCAACATGACCCAATCGGCGGTGAGCGCGGCGATCGCTGCGCTCGAAAACCGCCACGGTGTAAAACTATTCGACCGGGTCGGGCGCTCCATCGTGCTCAACCCGATCGGTAGTGCCTTTCGTGCCGAAGCGCGTAGCGTGCTTGACCGGGCCCGTTCTGCCGAGAACGCGCTGGATGACCTCTCCGGCCTGCGCCGCGGACGGCTGTCTGTTATGGCGAGCCAGACCATTGCCAGCTATTGGCTGCCACAGCGTCTCGTTGCCTTTCGACGTGCCTATCCGCAGGTCGAGCTCGATCTGGGCTTCACCAATACCAATCTGGTGGCCGACGGGGTCCAGAGCGGCCGCGCCGAACTGGGCCTGGTGGAGTGGCTGGTCGAACGACCAACACTCTCGACCACGCTTCTGGGCGAAGATGAAATGGTTGTCGTGGTCGGTACCCGACATGAATGGGCCGGCCGGTTGGTCGTGACAGAAGATCTGGGTTCGACGCGCTGGGTGGTGCGCGAAAGCGGTTCAGGCACCCGCGCTGCCTTCGACGGCATGATGCAGCGGGCCGGGGTTGCGCATCCGGATATTGCGCTGGAGCTGCCAGGCAACGAAGCGCTGCTCGGCGTGGTGGAGGCTGGCCTGGGGGCCACGCTGCTATCCCGCGACGTGGCGCGGGCCCATATCGCGGCCGGCCTACTGAGTGTCGTCGACACGCCGCCGGTGCGCCGCTCGTTTTATATCCTGCGCCACAAAGAACGCCATCGCACCCGCGCCGCCGAGGCGTTTCTGTCGCTGGCAGACGCTTGA
- a CDS encoding nucleoside deaminase produces the protein MTQQSPMDLALSLAQEAASRGEAPVGAVVMEGATILAAERNRMKALNDPTAHAEMLAIRTALANRGTGRLDGCDLYVTLEPCAMCAGAIAHVRLRRVYFAAEDPKAGAVENGIRLFEQPTCHHRPEVIGGLGASRSEAMLRDFFKALRGDSG, from the coding sequence ATGACGCAGCAATCGCCCATGGACCTCGCCTTGTCGCTCGCCCAGGAGGCGGCCAGCCGTGGTGAAGCCCCAGTGGGCGCGGTCGTCATGGAGGGCGCGACCATCCTCGCCGCCGAGCGCAATCGCATGAAGGCGCTCAACGACCCAACCGCCCATGCCGAAATGCTGGCCATCCGCACCGCGCTCGCCAATCGCGGGACCGGCAGGCTCGATGGATGCGACCTCTATGTTACGCTTGAGCCCTGCGCTATGTGCGCCGGCGCCATCGCCCATGTCCGGCTGCGGCGGGTCTATTTCGCCGCCGAGGACCCCAAAGCCGGCGCAGTGGAGAACGGCATCAGGCTCTTCGAACAGCCCACCTGCCACCACCGTCCTGAAGTAATCGGTGGCCTCGGCGCCAGCCGCTCGGAGGCCATGCTCCGGGACTTCTTCAAGGCGTTGCGGGGCGACAGCGGGTGA
- a CDS encoding GDSL-type esterase/lipase family protein yields MISQRPWVTTTIDHAFLHGAIEVEHTSHGLLPHRLPAWARAQWFDPQLFMVEAQPSGVRLSFRTQATAIELDTVPTKRNYLGMPPRPDGIYELCIDGHLARQGSVQGGHILHIDMAKGTMETQAGAAGTLRFADLPEGPKTIEIWLPHNETTELVALRSDAPITPLVDSRPRWLHHGSSISHGSNADHPTGTWVAKAARLAGVNLTNLGFGGSALLDPAVARVLRDSPADMISVKLGINLVNTDLMRLRAFGPAVHGFLDTIREGHARTPLLVISPILCPIHEETPGPTAPDFANGEMAFRAAGNAAEMGTGKLTLSVIRQALVRIVEQRAATDPHIHYLDGRVLYGEADYATLPLPDRLHPDAATHQLMGERFADLVFSPTGPLCLK; encoded by the coding sequence ATGATCAGTCAACGGCCGTGGGTCACCACGACGATCGACCATGCCTTTCTGCATGGCGCGATCGAAGTAGAACACACCTCGCATGGCCTGCTGCCGCATCGCCTGCCCGCCTGGGCGCGTGCGCAGTGGTTTGATCCGCAATTATTCATGGTGGAGGCGCAACCCTCCGGGGTCCGACTGTCGTTTCGCACCCAAGCCACGGCGATCGAACTCGATACCGTGCCGACCAAGCGCAACTACCTGGGCATGCCGCCGCGCCCGGATGGCATCTACGAGCTCTGCATCGATGGCCATCTGGCCCGCCAGGGTAGCGTGCAAGGCGGCCATATCCTGCATATCGACATGGCTAAGGGCACGATGGAAACCCAGGCAGGCGCGGCGGGCACCCTGCGCTTCGCCGACCTGCCCGAGGGTCCCAAGACCATCGAGATCTGGCTGCCGCACAACGAAACCACCGAACTGGTGGCCCTGCGAAGCGATGCACCTATCACCCCGCTGGTGGATAGCCGGCCGCGCTGGCTGCATCACGGCAGTTCGATCAGCCATGGCTCCAATGCCGATCACCCCACCGGCACCTGGGTTGCCAAGGCCGCGCGGCTGGCTGGGGTCAACCTCACAAATCTGGGTTTCGGTGGCAGCGCCCTGCTCGATCCGGCAGTGGCGCGCGTTCTGCGCGACAGCCCCGCCGACATGATCAGCGTCAAGCTGGGCATCAACCTGGTCAATACCGACCTGATGCGCCTGCGCGCCTTCGGTCCGGCCGTGCATGGCTTTCTCGACACCATCCGCGAAGGCCACGCGAGGACGCCGCTGCTGGTGATCTCGCCCATTCTTTGCCCGATCCACGAGGAAACACCCGGGCCCACCGCGCCGGATTTCGCCAATGGCGAAATGGCATTCCGCGCGGCTGGTAATGCGGCCGAGATGGGCACCGGCAAGCTGACCCTCTCAGTGATCCGCCAGGCTCTGGTCCGGATCGTCGAGCAGCGCGCCGCAACCGATCCCCATATCCACTACCTGGATGGCCGCGTCCTTTACGGCGAGGCCGATTACGCTACCCTGCCCTTGCCCGACCGGCTGCATCCCGACGCAGCTACCCATCAACTCATGGGCGAGCGTTTCGCCGACCTAGTTTTCTCACCCACCGGTCCGCTGTGCCTGAAATGA
- a CDS encoding TetR/AcrR family transcriptional regulator — MVRVGLNVDRLVRAGAEMADRDGFEAVTPSALAKLFDVQVASLYSHVRNGQDLKARVALFALQALADEASGAVAGRAGKDALVALADVHRRFASEHPGLFAATRFPLDADKAANSGGVRLAQMMRAVLRGYALAEPDETHAVRLLGSVFLGFSTLELSGSFKHSAPAPQESWLRTLDALDTILRHWPGNPPAPA, encoded by the coding sequence ATGGTACGGGTTGGTTTGAATGTCGATCGGCTGGTGCGGGCCGGCGCCGAAATGGCGGATCGCGACGGTTTTGAGGCGGTGACGCCCTCGGCCCTGGCCAAGCTGTTCGACGTGCAGGTGGCCAGCCTTTATTCCCATGTGAGGAATGGGCAGGACCTCAAGGCGCGTGTGGCGCTGTTTGCCCTGCAGGCGCTGGCCGATGAGGCTTCCGGGGCTGTGGCCGGCCGCGCCGGCAAGGACGCGCTCGTGGCGCTCGCCGATGTGCATCGGCGTTTCGCCTCCGAGCATCCGGGCCTGTTCGCCGCCACGCGGTTTCCGCTCGACGCCGATAAGGCGGCAAATAGTGGCGGCGTCCGCTTGGCGCAGATGATGCGCGCGGTACTGCGCGGCTATGCCCTGGCCGAGCCGGACGAAACCCATGCCGTGCGGCTGCTGGGCAGTGTTTTTCTGGGGTTTTCCACCCTGGAGCTGAGCGGCAGCTTCAAACATAGCGCTCCGGCGCCGCAGGAATCGTGGCTGCGCACGCTCGACGCGCTGGACACCATCCTGCGCCACTGGCCCGGCAACCCGCCTGCTCCGGCCTGA
- a CDS encoding patatin-like phospholipase family protein, whose protein sequence is MFGQKAFAAETSAGAKSPARASEPFLNFADLPFRKTVFDETRSQRPLTPLQLRGKAIADRLRAQGRERGAMRMESGPRIGVALGGGSARGLTHIPYIEAMDELGLRPSVISGTSIGALIGAGWAAGMTGKELREHSYQVLGTMRAIATKLWATQIRGIGGILKNGISMQLDATSIVDAFTPTNFPLEFKDLKTPLYVVATDFQSWHQVVFNAGLLRPAIAGSIAIPSLFKPVVYSNHILVDGGVVNPLPLDQADIDTDFLIGIDVNGDPSEGIAKTDHKALDIWFGSAQIMMHSLTAHMMAAYPPDIYIRPHVASFGALEFWRVREIVAHAETEKERFKRILGDKVEAYIAGKVPVIDSN, encoded by the coding sequence TTGTTTGGCCAGAAGGCTTTTGCCGCCGAGACATCGGCTGGCGCGAAATCGCCCGCTCGCGCATCTGAACCATTCCTCAACTTCGCTGATCTACCCTTCCGCAAGACCGTCTTTGACGAGACGCGGTCGCAACGCCCGCTGACGCCGCTGCAATTGCGCGGTAAGGCGATCGCCGACCGGCTGCGCGCGCAAGGCAGGGAGCGGGGCGCCATGCGAATGGAATCTGGACCGCGGATCGGTGTGGCCCTGGGCGGCGGTTCGGCCCGGGGGCTGACCCATATCCCCTACATCGAGGCGATGGACGAGCTGGGGCTGCGGCCGTCGGTCATTTCGGGCACATCCATCGGCGCGCTGATCGGCGCCGGCTGGGCGGCCGGCATGACCGGCAAGGAATTGCGCGAGCATTCCTATCAGGTGCTGGGCACGATGCGTGCCATCGCCACCAAGCTCTGGGCCACCCAGATTCGGGGGATTGGCGGCATACTCAAGAACGGCATTTCGATGCAGCTTGACGCAACCAGCATTGTCGATGCGTTCACGCCAACCAACTTTCCGCTCGAGTTCAAGGATCTCAAGACCCCGCTCTACGTGGTGGCGACCGATTTCCAGTCGTGGCACCAGGTGGTGTTCAATGCCGGCCTGCTGCGGCCCGCCATTGCCGGCTCCATCGCCATTCCGAGCCTGTTCAAGCCGGTGGTCTATTCCAACCACATCCTGGTCGATGGCGGCGTGGTCAATCCGCTGCCGCTTGATCAGGCCGATATCGACACCGACTTCCTGATCGGTATCGACGTCAATGGCGATCCCTCGGAGGGCATCGCCAAGACCGACCACAAGGCGCTCGATATCTGGTTCGGCTCGGCCCAGATCATGATGCATTCGCTGACAGCGCATATGATGGCGGCCTATCCGCCGGACATCTATATCCGGCCGCATGTCGCCTCGTTCGGCGCGCTAGAATTCTGGCGCGTCCGCGAAATCGTCGCCCATGCGGAGACGGAAAAAGAGCGCTTCAAACGCATCCTGGGCGACAAGGTCGAGGCCTATATCGCCGGCAAAGTGCCGGTTATCGATAGCAACTAA
- the purD gene encoding phosphoribosylamine--glycine ligase — translation MRVLVIGSGGREHALAWKIAQSPLLTKLFIAPGNGGTGEVAENVVIDITDHKAVTDFCKLMAIDFVVVGPDAQVVAGLGDDVRAAGIICFCPSKAAGQLEGSKGFTKALCDEMDIPTAAYGRFDTEAAALAYVYTQGAPIVIKADGLAAGKGVTVAMSVDEAEEAIIDCFAGAFGASGAEVVIEEFMEGEEVSLFVLCDGTDILPLTTAQDHKRAFDGDTGPNTGGMGAYSPAPVMTREVYDEVLERVIWPTVKGLAARGTPYQGVLYAGLMLTSDGPKLVEYNARFGDPETQVLVMRMESDLLPLLHATATGTLAGHDVRWKDQYALTVIMATNGYPGDYGKGSEIRGADAIDSDEIQVFHAGTRRDGERLLAAGGRVLNITALGANVGEAQKRAYASVDKIVWPEGFCRRDIGWREIARSRI, via the coding sequence ATGCGGGTTCTGGTGATTGGTTCGGGGGGTCGCGAGCACGCCCTGGCATGGAAAATCGCGCAATCGCCGCTGCTGACCAAGCTGTTCATCGCGCCAGGCAATGGCGGCACCGGCGAGGTGGCAGAGAACGTCGTCATCGACATCACCGACCACAAGGCAGTCACTGATTTCTGCAAGCTGATGGCCATCGACTTTGTCGTGGTCGGACCCGATGCGCAGGTGGTTGCGGGGCTGGGTGACGATGTGCGCGCCGCCGGCATCATCTGCTTCTGCCCCAGCAAGGCGGCTGGCCAGCTCGAAGGGTCGAAGGGCTTCACCAAGGCGCTGTGCGACGAGATGGATATTCCCACCGCTGCCTATGGTCGCTTCGACACTGAGGCTGCGGCGCTGGCCTATGTCTATACACAGGGTGCGCCGATCGTGATCAAGGCCGATGGCTTGGCCGCCGGCAAGGGCGTCACTGTGGCCATGAGCGTCGACGAGGCAGAGGAGGCGATCATCGACTGCTTTGCCGGGGCGTTCGGCGCCTCTGGCGCGGAAGTGGTGATCGAGGAATTCATGGAGGGCGAGGAGGTCAGCCTTTTTGTGCTCTGCGACGGCACCGATATCCTACCATTGACCACGGCACAGGACCACAAGCGGGCCTTCGATGGCGACACCGGCCCCAATACCGGTGGCATGGGCGCCTACTCCCCTGCCCCCGTCATGACCCGCGAGGTCTATGACGAGGTGCTGGAGCGCGTGATCTGGCCGACGGTCAAGGGTCTGGCGGCGCGGGGCACGCCCTATCAGGGTGTGCTTTATGCCGGGCTGATGCTGACCAGCGATGGTCCCAAGCTGGTCGAGTACAATGCGCGCTTCGGCGACCCTGAGACGCAGGTGCTGGTGATGCGGATGGAAAGCGACCTGCTGCCGTTGCTGCATGCCACGGCGACGGGAACCCTGGCTGGCCACGATGTGCGGTGGAAAGACCAGTACGCATTGACGGTCATCATGGCCACGAATGGCTATCCAGGCGACTATGGCAAGGGCTCCGAAATCCGGGGCGCCGATGCCATCGACAGCGATGAGATTCAGGTGTTCCACGCCGGAACGCGGCGGGATGGTGAACGTTTACTTGCTGCCGGCGGGCGCGTTCTCAACATCACCGCGCTCGGAGCCAACGTGGGAGAGGCGCAGAAGCGTGCTTACGCAAGCGTGGACAAGATTGTTTGGCCAGAAGGCTTTTGCCGCCGAGACATCGGCTGGCGCGAAATCGCCCGCTCGCGCATCTGA
- a CDS encoding MarR family winged helix-turn-helix transcriptional regulator, with protein sequence MDQDILMSRDHPGLAEVMKLKDVIRADQVAQDVWEDCLARFMGINRTDSRCMDVIDRHGKITAGTLASEARLTTGAVTVVVDRLEAVGYVVRERDPADRRKVWISITPIAGEISSRVFAHFQLLTPLLISRYSPDQLSAIVEFLEVGTRVNLELATILEQHVDRKGTTPQALLVAARQFERNGARHMKAMIDALLNGTPDK encoded by the coding sequence ATGGATCAAGATATTTTAATGTCAAGAGATCATCCTGGCCTTGCCGAGGTTATGAAACTCAAGGACGTCATCCGCGCCGATCAGGTGGCGCAGGACGTGTGGGAGGACTGCCTCGCGCGCTTTATGGGCATAAATCGCACGGACAGCCGCTGCATGGATGTCATTGACAGGCATGGGAAAATTACCGCTGGCACGCTCGCCAGCGAGGCCCGACTCACCACCGGCGCAGTGACCGTTGTCGTCGATCGGCTGGAGGCGGTCGGCTATGTGGTTCGCGAGCGCGATCCGGCAGACCGCCGCAAGGTGTGGATCAGCATCACCCCGATTGCCGGCGAGATATCGTCCCGGGTGTTCGCACACTTCCAGCTTCTCACACCCTTGCTGATCTCCCGCTACTCGCCGGATCAGTTGAGCGCCATCGTCGAATTCCTGGAGGTTGGTACGCGCGTTAATCTCGAGCTCGCCACCATCCTCGAACAGCATGTCGACCGCAAAGGCACCACGCCACAGGCCCTGTTGGTGGCCGCGCGCCAGTTCGAACGCAATGGCGCGCGCCACATGAAAGCGATGATCGACGCCTTGCTCAACGGCACACCCGACAAGTAA
- a CDS encoding ATP-binding cassette domain-containing protein: MRAGEIVGFLGPNGAGKTTTLKMLCTLLAPTGGRAVVAGHDLLTDSIGVRRSIGYVSQAGSTAPEARAGEEITGHARFYGIDKATAEARARKLLADLDLADVWDRTCGSLSGGQRRRLDIVMGLIHQPKLVFLDEPSTGLDPQSRANLWTHIRKLRDEMGTTVFITTHYMDEADSLSDRLLIIDMGQIVAEGTSAELKRRVSGDTITLTLRRAEDATEAAGVAGMLPGSDAPVIDGHIVRFHVPNGGAALPILLGEFTKAGIEAIGVEVNRPTLDDVFLTLTGRSLRE; this comes from the coding sequence GTGCGTGCCGGTGAAATAGTTGGTTTTCTCGGTCCCAATGGCGCCGGTAAGACCACCACACTCAAGATGCTCTGCACCCTTCTCGCACCCACAGGTGGACGTGCGGTGGTCGCGGGTCACGACTTGTTGACCGATTCCATCGGAGTGCGGCGGTCCATCGGCTACGTGTCACAGGCCGGCTCGACCGCCCCAGAAGCGCGCGCGGGGGAAGAAATCACCGGCCACGCCCGCTTCTATGGCATCGACAAAGCCACGGCCGAGGCGCGAGCTCGAAAGCTGTTGGCTGATCTCGATCTGGCCGATGTATGGGACCGCACCTGCGGTTCCCTGTCGGGCGGGCAGCGGCGGCGGCTCGATATCGTGATGGGTCTCATCCACCAGCCAAAGCTGGTTTTTCTCGATGAACCCTCCACCGGCCTCGACCCGCAAAGCCGCGCCAATCTCTGGACCCACATCCGCAAATTGCGCGATGAGATGGGCACCACGGTGTTCATCACCACCCACTACATGGATGAGGCCGACTCCCTCTCGGACCGCTTGCTGATCATCGACATGGGCCAGATTGTTGCCGAGGGCACATCGGCTGAACTCAAGCGGCGGGTATCGGGCGACACCATCACCCTCACCCTGCGCAGGGCCGAAGATGCCACCGAGGCGGCCGGCGTTGCTGGCATGCTGCCAGGGTCGGACGCGCCGGTCATCGACGGCCACATCGTGCGCTTCCACGTGCCCAATGGCGGCGCGGCGCTACCCATTCTCCTGGGCGAATTCACCAAAGCCGGCATCGAGGCCATTGGCGTCGAGGTCAATCGCCCGACCCTGGATGACGTCTTCCTCACGCTCACCGGCCGCTCGTTGCGCGAGTGA
- a CDS encoding ABC transporter permease, with amino-acid sequence MSFLSDTWTVFTRAMRLALRQPLWVVIGVMQPILYLTLFGPLLVPLASAPGFPPGDAWVIFVPGLLVQLGIFGGAFVGFGIIAEWRYGVIDRELVTPASRAALITGRVMRDVVVLVVQAIILIVCALFFGLRVPFGAVLLGLIMIGLLGASFSYLSYSVGLMTKSEDAFAPLVNMVSLPVLLLSGILLPMSLAPRWLQILSDINPFKHIVNAVRAIFRGEVGTFETGLGLLIAILLIAGGVWLGQRTFVAQTK; translated from the coding sequence ATGAGCTTTCTTTCCGACACCTGGACTGTCTTTACTCGCGCCATGCGCCTTGCGCTCCGCCAGCCGCTCTGGGTGGTTATCGGCGTGATGCAGCCTATCCTCTACCTCACCCTGTTCGGCCCGCTGCTCGTGCCTCTGGCAAGCGCCCCCGGCTTTCCTCCCGGTGATGCCTGGGTGATCTTCGTGCCCGGCCTCCTGGTGCAGCTCGGCATATTCGGCGGCGCCTTTGTCGGCTTCGGCATCATTGCCGAATGGCGTTACGGCGTCATCGATCGCGAACTGGTCACCCCGGCCAGCCGCGCTGCGTTGATCACCGGGCGAGTGATGCGCGATGTGGTGGTGCTGGTGGTTCAGGCTATCATCCTGATCGTCTGCGCACTGTTTTTCGGGCTGCGCGTGCCATTCGGCGCGGTCTTGCTCGGCCTGATCATGATCGGCCTGCTCGGCGCGTCCTTCTCATATCTGAGCTATTCGGTGGGGTTGATGACCAAGAGCGAGGATGCCTTTGCGCCGCTGGTCAACATGGTCTCGCTACCGGTCCTGCTGCTCTCGGGCATCCTGCTGCCCATGAGCTTGGCGCCGCGATGGCTGCAAATCCTCAGCGACATCAACCCGTTCAAACACATCGTCAATGCGGTGCGCGCGATCTTCCGCGGCGAAGTGGGGACGTTCGAAACCGGGCTGGGCCTGCTGATAGCCATCCTGCTCATTGCCGGTGGCGTGTGGCTCGGGCAGCGGACCTTTGTGGCCCAGACGAAGTAG